One region of Passer domesticus isolate bPasDom1 chromosome 19, bPasDom1.hap1, whole genome shotgun sequence genomic DNA includes:
- the RAD51D gene encoding DNA repair protein RAD51 homolog 4 isoform X2 gives MVLLRAGLCPGLTEDMIQLLRANAIRTVVDFVSSDLEDVAQKCSLSYKALVAVRRVLLAQFSAFPANGADLYEELKSSTAILPTGSPSLDQLLDSGLYTGEVTELMGAPGTGKTQVCLGIAASVSLGLKQHVLFLDSTGGFTASRLCQMLQAQTEDEEEQLEALQRVQVERVFNIYEVLGALQELRDRLSQQVVSSVGPLKVVVLDSVSAVIYPLLGGRQAEGLALMMQLSKELKTLAREFSLAVVVTNQVTRDSSSGPLKPALGRSWSFVPSTRVLLESREGPWERPSTQRAASLAKSPRQPTGIQVELDLGNGDVLEPSLVTATQGL, from the exons ATGGTGCTCCTgcgggctgggctctgccctggtcTCACTGAAGACATGATCCAGCTCCTCAGGGCCAATGCCATCAGGACGG TGGTGGACTTTGTGTCTTCAGACCTGGAGGATGTTGCCCAAAAGTGTTCCCTGTCTTACAAG GCGCTGGTTGCAGTCAGACGTGTGCTCCTGGCCCAGTTCTCTGCCTTCCCTGCCAATGGAGCTGACCTCTACGAGGAGCTCAAGAGCTCCACGGCCATCCTGCCCACTGGCAGCCCAAG CCTGGACCAGCTGCTGGACTCAGGGCTGTACACGGGGGAAGTGACAGAGCTCATGGGAGCACCAGGCACTGGGAAGACTCAG gtgtgcctGGGCATTGCAGCCAGCGTGTCCCTGGGGCTCAAGCAGCACGTCCTGTTTCTGGACTCCACGGGGGGTTTCACTGCCTCCCGTCTCTGCCAGATGCTCCAAGCCCAGACAGAGGATGAGGAAGAGCAG ctggaggctcTGCAGCGGGTGCAGGTGGAACGTGTGTTCAACATCTACGAGGTGCTGGGTGCCTTGCAGGAGCTGCGGGATCGCCTCTCCCAGCAG GTTGTGAGCTCCGTGGGACCTCTCAAGGTGGTGGTGCTGGACTCGGTGTCGGCTGTGATTTACCCTCTGCTGGggggcaggcaggcagagg GTCTGGCCCTCATGATGCAGCTCTCCAAGGAGCTGAAGACCCTGGCCAGGGAGTTCAGCCTTGCTGTTGTG gtgaccAACCAGGTGACaagggacagcagcagtggccCACTGAAGCCAGCCCTCGGCCGCTCCTGGAGTTTCGTGCCCAGCACCCGggtgctgctggagagcagagagggCCCCTGGGAGAGACCCAGCACACAACGTGCAGCTTCCCTGGCCAAGTCACCCCGGCAG CCAACAGGGATCCAGGTGGAGCTGGACCTTGGAAATGGTGACGTGTTGGAGCCCAGCCTGGTGACAGCCACACAGGGACTCTGA
- the UNC45B gene encoding protein unc-45 homolog B, translated as MEDPIQLKEEGNKYFQASDYEKALQSYTQAIKLNKDKALQAVLYRNRAACFLKKEEYAKAASDASRAIDINASDIKALYRRSQALEKLGKLDQAFKDAQKCATLEPRNKNFQETLRRLGANIQEKLRIQFSTDSRVQKMFEILLDENSDKEKREKAANNLIVLGREEAGAERIFQNNGVNLLLQLIETKNPELILAAVRTLSGMCTGHKARATAILHYLGIDSICMWMSVDNEEISLAVCNLLQTITDCLLGQGKEEHHGKEEALVLDTKKDLRMITMRLLDMLVSKKVSGQGRDRALNLLNKNIPRKDLKDHDNSRSIFVIDNGLKMILKVVGQIPEMPDCLPLTENTQLTASVLLNKLYDDLRCDPERDNYRLICEEYIKSKIDPQDMDKTLHAVQIVSGVLQGPFDLGNKLLGMKGVMEMMVALCGSEREIDQLVAVEALIHASTKLSRATFIITNGVTLLKEIYKKTKNEKIKIRALVGLCKLGSAGGTDYGLRQFAEGSTEKLAKQCRKWLCNTSIDARTRKWAVEGLSYLTLDADVKDDFVEDEPALKAMFDLAKASDKTILYSVASALVNCTNSYDTKELVPELVQLAKFSKQHVPEEHPKDKKDFVVKRVKRLLKAGVVSALACMVKADSAILTDQTKELIARVFLALCEDPKDRGTIVAQGGGKALIPLAVEGTDVGKIKASHALAKIAAISNPDIAFPGERVYEVVRPLVSLLNTERDGLQNYEALLGLTNFSGRSDKLRLKIVKEKALPDIENYMFENHDQLRQAATECMCNLVVNKEVQERFVADGNDRLKLVVLLCGEDDEKVQVAAAGALAMLTAAQKKLCSKMTQVTTQWLEILQRLCLHDNMEIQHRGLVIAFNLISSDKELAKKMVESELLEILTYVGKQEDHPKKQHIISVARDCLTKCMDYELIKPLSQA; from the exons ATGGAGGATCCCATTCAGCTGAAAGAGGAGggcaataaatattttcaggcCAGTGACTACGAGAAAGCCCTTCAAAGCTACACTCAAGCCATAAAGCTCAACAAGGACAAGGCACTGCAGGCGGTGCTGTACAGGAACAGGGCAGCCTGTTTCCTCAAAAAG GAGGAATATGCCAAGGCAGCCTCGGATGCATCTAGAG CTATTGACATCAATGCTTCGGATATCAAAGCCTTGTACCGGCGCAGCCAAGCCCTGGAAAAACTGGGCAAGTTAGACCAAGCATTCAAAGATGCTCAGAAATGCGCCACCCTTGAACCCCGCAACAAAAACTTCCAGGAGACCCTGAGGAGACTGGGGGCCAACATCCAGGAGAAG CTGCGCATTCAGTTCTCCACAGACTCGAGGGTGCAGAAGATGTTTGAGATCCTGCTGGATGAGAACAGTGACAAAGAAAAGCGAGAAAAG GCTGCAAACAACCTCATAGTCCTGGGAAGGGAGGAAGCAGGTGCTGAGAGGATTTTCCAGAATAATGGGGTCaacttgctgctgcagctgataGAAACCAAAAATCCTGAGCTGATCCTGGCAGCCGTGAGGACACTTTCAGGAATGTGCACAGGACATAAGGCTCGG GCCACTGCCATTCTCCATTACCTGGGCATCGACAGCATTTGCATGTGGATGTCTGTGGACAATGAAGAAATCTCCCTGGCTGTCTGCAACCTCCTGCAGACCATCACCGACTGCCTGCTGGGCCAGGGGAAGGAGGAGCACCACGGCAAGGAGGAGGCTCTGGTGCTAG ACACCAAGAAGGATTTGAGGATGATCACGATGCGTTTGCTGGATATGCTGGTCAGTAAGAAAGTGTCTGGGCAAGGGCGAGACCGAGCCCTCAACCTCCTCAACAAGAACATACCAAGGAAGGACCTGAAAGACCATGACAACAGCAGGAGCATCTTTGTCATCGACAATG GCTTAAAAATGATACTGAAAGTGGTGGGCCAGATTCCTGAGATGCCTGACTGCCTGCCACTGACAGAGAACACCCAGCTGACTGCCTCTGTCCTCCTAAATAAGCTCTACGATGACCTGCGCTGCGACCCGGAGCGGGACAACTACCGGCTGATCTGCGAGGAGTACATCAA GAGCAAAATCGACCCACAAGACATGGATAAGACACTCCACGCTGTCCAGATTGTGTCTGGTGTTCTGCAAGGGCCCTTTGACTTGGGCAACAAGCTGCTTGGCATGAAAGGAGTGATGGAGATGATGGTTGCCCTGTGTGGGTCCGAGAGGGAGATTGACCAGCTGGTGGCTGTGGAAGCCCTCATCCACGCTTCCACCAAACTGAGCCGAGCCACCTTCATCATCACCAACGGGGTGACACTCCTGAAGGAGATCTACAAGAAGACCAAGAATGAGAAGATCAAAATCCGAGCTCTGGTG GGTCTCTgcaagctgggctcagcaggagGCACGGACTACGGCCTGCGGCAGTTTGCTGAGGGCTCCACTGAGAAGTTAGCCAAGCAGTGCCGAAA gtGGTTGTGCAACACCAGCATTGATGCCCGCACCAGGAAGTGGGCTGTGGAAGGGCTCTCCTACCTCACCCTCGATGCAGATGTGAAAGATGACTTTGTTGAAGATGAGCCAGCCCTGAAAGCTATGTTTGATTTAGCCAAG GCAAGTGACAAAACAATCTTGTATTCTGTGGCTTCTGCGCTGGTGAACTGTACCAACAGCTATGACACCAAGGAGCTGGTCCCAGAGCTGGTGCAGCTGGCAAAATTCTCCAAGCAGCACGTGCCTGAGGAGCATCCAAAG GACAAGAAGGATTTTGTGGTGAAGCGGGTGAAGCGGTTGCTGAAGGCTGGGGTTGTCTCTGCCTTGGCCTGCATGGTGAAGGCTGACAGTGCCATTTTGACTGACCAGACCAAGGAGCTCATTGCCAG GGTGTTTCTTGCCTTGTGTGAAGACCCCAAGGACCGCGGGACCATTGTCGCTCAAGGTGGCGGGAAG GCCCTGATACCTCTGGCTGTGGAAGGCACAGACGTTGGCAAGATAAAGGCTTCTCATGCTCTGGCAAAAATTGCTGCTATCTCCAATCCAGACATTGCATTCCCAGGGGAGAGG GTGTACGAGGTGGTGAGGCCCCTTGTCAGCCTGCTGAACACAGAGAGAGATGGCCTCCAGAACTACGAGGCTCTCTTAGGTCTCACAAACTTTTCAGGAAGAAGTGATAAACTTAG GTTGAAGATAGTCAAAGAGAAGGCCCTGCCAGATATCGAAAACTACATGTTTGAGAACCACGACCAACTTCGACAGGCGGCCACTGAGTGCATGTGCAACTTGGTGGTGAACAAGGAG GTTCAGGAGCGGTTTGTGGCTGATGGCAACGACCGGCTGAAGTTGGTGGTGTTGCTGTGTGGTGAGGATGATGAGAAGGTTCAGgttgcagcagcaggagccctggCCATGCTTACAGCAGCACAAAAGAAGCTCTGCTCGAAGATGACTCAAGTG ACCACCCAGTGGCTTGAAatcctgcagaggctctgcctGCATGACAACATGGAGATCCAGCACCGAGGACTGGTCATTGCTTTCAACTTAATCAGCTCTGACAAGGAGCTGGCAAAGAAGATGGTGGAGTCAGAGCTCCTGGAGATCCTGACGTACGTCGGGAAGCAGGAGGATCACCCCAAGAAGCAGCACATCATCAGTGTGGCACGAGATTGCCTCACCAAGTGCATGGATTACGAGCTGATCAAACCTCTCTCGCAGGCGTGA